From a region of the Salarias fasciatus chromosome 6, fSalaFa1.1, whole genome shotgun sequence genome:
- the LOC115391090 gene encoding trichohyalin-like, which translates to MEEREQELKKEWKEREQEIKIEREERDQVMKEMEKEREKREQEVKKERKEREQEIKIEREEREKEMKKEREERDQVMKEMEKEREKREQELKKEREERDQVMKEMEKERENREQERRREREEREQEREEREQERRREREEREQERRREREEREQERRREREQEREEREQERRREREEREQERRRMEEREQEREERRREEREQEREEREQERRREREEREQERRRMEEREQEREEREQERRRMEEREQEREERRREEREQEREEREQGRRREREEKEEEREEREQERRRMEEREQEREEREQERRREREEREEREQERRWEREERVQERRRMEEREQEREEREQERRRMEEREQEREERRREREER; encoded by the exons atggaggagagagagcaggagttGAAGAAAGaatggaaggagagagagcaagagataaagatagagagggaggagagagatcaGGTGATGAaggagatggagaaagagagggagaagagagagcaggaggtgaagaaagaaaggaaggagagagagcaagagataaagatagagagggaggagcgagagaaggagatgaagaaagagagggaggagagagatcaGGTGATgaaagagatggagaaagagagggagaagagagagcaggagttgaagaaagagagggaggagagagatcaGGTGATGAaggagatggagaaagagagggagaacagagagcaggagaggaggagggagagggaggagagagagcaggagagggaggagagagagcaggagaggaggagggagagggaggagagagagcaggagaggaggagggagagggaagagagagagcaggagaggaggagggag agagagcaggagagggaggagagagagcaggagaggaggagggagagggaggagagagagcaggagaggaggaggatggaggagagagagcaggagagggaggagaggaggagggaggagagagagcaggagagggaggagagagagcaggagaggaggagggagagggaggagagagagcaggagaggaggaggatggaggagagagagcaggagagggaggagagagagcaggagaggaggaggatggaggagagagagcaggagagggaggagaggaggagggaggagagagagcaggagagggaggagagagagcaggggaggaggagggagagggaggagaaagaggaggagagggaggagagagagcaggagaggaggaggatggaggagagagagcaggagagggaggagagagagcaggagaggaggagggagagggaggagagggaggagagagagcaggagaggaggtgggagagggaggagagagtgcaggagaggaggaggatggaggagagagagcaggagagggaggagagagagcaggagaggaggaggatggaggagagagagcaggagagggaggagaggaggagggagagggaggagaga
- the LOC115390443 gene encoding GTPase IMAP family member 4-like has protein sequence MAGGFNAGMATSDDSNFTNNNELRIVMVGKTGNGKSATGNTILGCQCFESEFSAKSMTVDCSKGKATVFGQQVAVIDTPGLFDTRFGENKTTKDICQCISYASPGPHIFLVVIRLGRFTEEEQQTVQRIQEIFGQAADKYSMVLFTGGDLLKGSTIDGFLAESPELQELVARCNNQYHVFNNENEDPSQVQELLQKIRNVVQKNGGSHYTNQMFQEAERVIQEEKRRILREEEEKKQKEKEEMERKLQEKHDKELQRINGELQAEREQERKEREEERKEREQEIKIEREEREQEMKK, from the coding sequence atTCTAACTTCACCAACAACAATGAGCTGAGGATCGTGATGGTGGGGAAGACTGGAAATGGGAAGAGCGCCACAGGAAACACTATTCTTGGCTGCCAGTGCTTTGAGTCCGAGTTCAGTGCCAAGTCCATGACGGTGGACTGCTCCAAAGGCAAAGCCACAGTGTTTGGTCAGCAGGTGGCGGTCATTGACACTCCAGGCCTGTTTGACACCAGGTTCGGCGAGAACAAAACCACCAAGGACATTTGCCAGTGCATCTCTTATGCTTCTCCTGGACCACACATCTTCCTGGTGGTCATCAGGCTGGGCAGATTCaccgaggaggagcagcagacggtGCAAAGGATCCAAGAAATCTTTGGCCAGGCTGCAGACAAATACAGCATGGTTCTCTTTACAGGAGGGGACCTTCTAAAAGGTTCCACTATCGACGGCTTCCTGGCTGAAAGCCCAGAGCTGCAGGAACTGGTGGCCAGATGTAACAACCAGTACCACGTCTTCAACAATGAAAACGAAGATCCCTCTcaggtccaggagctgctgcagaagatcagAAACGTGGTGCAGAAGAACGGAGGAAGCCACTACACCAACCAGATGTTCCAGGAGGCTGAGAGGGtcatccaggaggagaagagacgcatcctgagggaggaagaggagaaaaaacaaaaagaaaaagaagagatggagaggaagctgcaggagaaacatgataaagagctgcagagaatCAATGGAGAACTGCAGgctgagagagagcaggagaggaaggagagagaggaggagaggaaggagagagagcaggagataaagatagagagggaggagagagagcaggagatgaagaaa